In Trifolium pratense cultivar HEN17-A07 linkage group LG7, ARS_RC_1.1, whole genome shotgun sequence, a genomic segment contains:
- the LOC123899633 gene encoding uncharacterized protein LOC123899633: MAWKWLVRRTRESKPFFFAFATICGIVPGVIGFGVMTATNTRSDQLESKLRSKARPESLMMGQVNKERLAEYLGELQRKENTNDRYVAALRGETLTRKPYVRIQPIPEQAAKEQTN, from the exons ATGGCGTGGAAATGGCTGGTGCGAAGAACTCGCGAATCTAAACCTTTCTTCTTTGCATTCGCTACCATATGCGGCATCGTTCCCGGAGTTATTGGTTTCGGCGTCATGACGGCCACCAATACCCGCAGCGATCAACTCGAATCCAAACTCCGTTCTAAGGCTCGCCCTGAATCACTG ATGATGGGTCAAGTGAATAAAGAGAGACTGGCAGAATACCTCGGAGAGCTGCAGCGAAAGGAGAATACCAATGACCGCTATGTTGCTGCTCTAAGAGGAGAAACTTTAACAAGAAAACCATACGTGAGAATTCAACCAATTCCAGAGCAAGCAGCAAAGGAGCAGACAAATTGA
- the LOC123898048 gene encoding uncharacterized protein LOC123898048: MSEMEEEASDVICELENVQGLVDALNAVRWKRHQDAVLELSEHGIVLIVEESGCLQAKVYLKKELFIRYDYNAEGRPRFGVSLGLFVDCLNAFSVPGHSSLIQIQYPGPDMQVLLKSVDSLDASICAEIRTRIPDTIAWDYNFEPAGTNPITFTVKSAALKEAIEDLEWPGSSIQITMEPNPPSVTLRAEGHGDLQIDFMYCANSDLLVAFQCDHRVSFKYKYKFLRASTSNMPSSVIKENRGSKLSIGRGGMLKVQHLVSISKPISHSYVDSAGYQQPGRIAHIEFFVKPEENED; encoded by the exons ATGTCGGAAATGGAGGAAGAAGCATCGGACGTTATATGCGAACTGGAAAACGTTCAAGGTTTAGTCGACGCACTAAATGCCGTTAGATGGAAACGCCACCAAGACGCAGTGTTGGAGTTATCCGAACACGGCATCGTTTTGATCGTTGAAGAAAGTGGTTGTCTCCAAGCTAAAGTTTATCTCAAAAAAGAG ctATTCATTCGATATGATTACAATGCAGAAGGACGCCCTCGTTTTGGTGTGAGTTTAGGTCTTTTTGTCGATTGTTTGAACGCTTTCTCTGTTCCTGGTCATTCTAGTTTGATTCAGATTCAGTATCCTGGTCCTGATATGCAGGTTCTTCTCAA ATCTGTAGATTCGCTGGATGCCAGTATTTGTGCAGAGATTAGAACAAGGATTCCTGATACTATTGCATGGGACTACAATTTTGAACCTGCTGGGACAAACCCTATAACCTTCACTGTTAAG TCTGCAGCACTAAAGGAAGCTATTGAGGATCTTGAATGGCCTGGATCAAGCATCCAGATAACTATGGAGCCAAATCCTCCTTCTGTTACATTGAGGGCTGAAGGACACGGTGACTTGCAG ATAGATTTCATGTATTGTGCGAATTCAGATCTCTTGGTAGCATTTCAGTGTGACCATCGGGTTTCTTTcaa GTACAAATATAAGTTCCTCAGAGCATCAACTTCTAATATGCCAAGTAGTGTCATTAAAGAAAATAGAGGAAGCAAGCTAAGCATTGGGAGAGGTGGAATGTTAAAAGTGCAGCATCTGGTTTCAATTTCCAAACCTATCTCACACTCTTATGTCGATTCTGCTGGCTATCAACAACCTGGTCGAATAGCTCATATTGAATTCTTTGTGAAACCAGAGGAAAATGAAGACTAA